The following proteins are encoded in a genomic region of Pseudophryne corroboree isolate aPseCor3 chromosome 3 unlocalized genomic scaffold, aPseCor3.hap2 SUPER_3_unloc_7, whole genome shotgun sequence:
- the LOC134984615 gene encoding oocyte zinc finger protein XlCOF6.1-like encodes MLSPDCDIKDNDRIQDSPGDNPITPIIHPALSADPSDPGKCSPDHSDIGASVTALTVDIEFPCSIDAKCFTQNTKLITHHPAKAGERPFPCSECEKCFAWKSQLVAHQRSHTGEKPFPCSECGKCFAHKSDLVTHQRSHTGKKPFLCSECGKCFAHKSYLVTHQRSHTGERPFSCSECGKCCLFESRLVIHQRSHTGEKPFSCSECGKCFAHKSALDRHNRSHTGEKPFSCSECGKCFTQKSHFVTHQHRHTGEKPFSCSECGKCFTSKSQLVTHQRCHTGEKPFSCSDCGKYFTRKSQLVAHQRSHTGEKPFPCSECGKCFAHKSDLVKHQRTHTCENPFPCSDCGKYFTRKSSLVTHQRSHTGEKPFSCSECGKCFAWKSVLIKHQRSHTGEKPFPCSEKSALIAHNRHHSGEELF; translated from the coding sequence atgttatccccggattgtgacataaaagataatgacagaatacaggattctccaggagataatcccattaccccaattatacatccagctctatcagctgatccctctgatcctgggaaatgttctcctgatcactctgatattggtgcatctgttaccgctctgacagtagatatagagtttccctgttctatagatgccaaatgttttacacagaacacaaagcttattacccatcatccagctaaggcaggtgagaggccatttccatgttctgagtgtgagaaatgttttgcatggaaatcacaacttgttgcacatcagcgtagtcacacaggcgagaagccatttccgtgttctgagtgtgggaaatgttttgcacacaaatcagatcttgttacacatcagagaagtcacacaggtaagaagccatttctatgttctgagtgtgggaaatgttttgcacacaaatcatatcttgttacacatcaaagaagtcacacaggtgaaaggccattttcttgctctgagtgtgggaaatgttgtttatTTGAATcacgtcttgttatacatcagcgaagtcacacaggtgagaagccattttcttgctctgagtgtgggaaatgttttgcacacaaatcagctctagATAGACACAACAGAAGTCACaccggtgagaagccattttcttgttctgagtgtgggaaatgttttacacaaaaatcacattttgttacacatcagcatcgtcacacaggtgagaagccattttcttgctctgagtgtgggaaatgttttacatctaaatcacaacttgttacacatcagcgatgtcacacaggtgagaagccgttttcttgctctgattgtgggaaatattttacacggaaatcacaacttgttgcacatcagagaagtcacacaggtgagaagccatttccatgttctgaatgtgggaaatgttttgcacacaaatcagatcttgttaaacatcagagaactcacacatgtgagaatccatttccatgttctgattgtgggaaatattttacacggaaatcaagtcttgttacacatcagagaagtcacactggtgagaagccattttcatgttctgagtgtgggaaatgttttgcatggaaatcagttcttattaaacatcagcgaagtcacacaggtgagaagccatttccatgttctgagaaatcagctcttattgcacacaatagacatcactcaggtgaggaactattttaa